A genomic region of Candidatus Krumholzibacteriota bacterium contains the following coding sequences:
- the glnA gene encoding type I glutamate--ammonia ligase produces the protein MNATIEKAKSDGIVFVELEFTDIFGVLKSIEIPIENLSVAAEKGIWFDGSSIRGFARTKESDMYLKPEMDTYAVLPADDESRRTARFMCEVYTPDGELFSGDPRTVLKRIIAEARDMGYLFNVGPEVEFYLFRKYEDGSFSTPEFDTGSYFDSSAKDIGSEIRKEIMLALKQFGISSERAHHEVGVGQHEVGFRYGDALITADNVVILKKIIKSIAHKRGLIASFMPKPVFGKPGNGMHVHCSLFGEDGTPAFYDANDPHRLSALAKNFIAGLLAHIKGMCALTNPTVNSYKRLVSGYEAPVYICWGSKNRSSLIRIPHFMKDRKSSIRAELRCPDPSASPYLLFAAILKAGLDGIKNSLELAPEMEDSVYEKTDQELKDMGIDILPQSLEEAVGLFGKSALMKDLLGEELSSKYITAKALEAEEYKSAVTDWEVERYLDKC, from the coding sequence GTGAACGCGACGATAGAAAAAGCAAAATCTGACGGAATAGTATTCGTTGAACTGGAGTTCACTGACATATTCGGAGTGCTGAAATCGATAGAGATCCCGATCGAGAACCTCTCCGTCGCCGCGGAAAAGGGTATCTGGTTCGACGGTTCGTCGATAAGGGGTTTCGCCCGGACGAAGGAAAGCGATATGTACCTCAAACCGGAGATGGATACTTACGCTGTCCTTCCGGCAGACGACGAAAGCAGGCGCACGGCAAGGTTCATGTGCGAGGTCTATACCCCTGACGGCGAGCTCTTCAGCGGAGATCCCCGGACAGTCCTGAAAAGGATAATCGCCGAGGCGAGGGATATGGGGTATCTTTTCAATGTCGGCCCCGAAGTCGAATTCTATCTCTTCAGGAAGTATGAAGACGGCAGCTTCTCCACTCCAGAGTTCGACACCGGATCGTATTTCGATTCGTCGGCGAAGGATATCGGCAGCGAGATAAGAAAAGAAATCATGCTGGCGCTCAAGCAATTCGGTATCAGCTCCGAGAGAGCGCATCATGAGGTCGGCGTCGGACAGCATGAAGTGGGATTCAGGTATGGAGACGCCTTGATCACCGCCGACAATGTAGTCATCTTGAAAAAGATCATAAAATCGATCGCCCACAAGAGGGGGCTGATAGCCTCGTTCATGCCGAAACCTGTCTTTGGCAAACCTGGGAACGGAATGCACGTACACTGCTCCCTTTTCGGCGAGGACGGCACGCCGGCTTTTTATGACGCCAACGACCCTCACAGGCTTTCGGCGCTGGCGAAGAATTTCATCGCAGGCCTTCTGGCCCATATCAAAGGGATGTGCGCCCTGACCAACCCGACCGTCAACTCCTATAAACGCCTCGTCTCGGGGTACGAAGCCCCGGTCTATATATGCTGGGGCAGCAAGAACAGGTCTTCCCTGATCAGGATCCCGCATTTCATGAAAGACAGGAAATCCTCGATCAGGGCGGAACTGAGGTGCCCCGATCCGAGCGCCTCTCCATACCTTCTCTTCGCGGCGATCCTCAAGGCCGGCCTCGACGGGATAAAGAACTCGTTGGAGCTTGCACCGGAGATGGAAGACAGCGTCTATGAAAAGACCGACCAGGAGCTGAAGGATATGGGGATAGATATCCTGCCCCAGTCCCTCGAGGAAGCGGTCGGTCTCTTCGGGAAGAGCGCCCTGATGAAAGATCTTCTCGGCGAAGAACTGTCATCCAAATATATCACTGCCAAAGCCCTGGAAGCTGAAGAGTACAAATCGGCTGTGACCGACTGGGAGGTCGAAAGATATCTCGACAAATGTTGA